In Microbacterium lushaniae, the following are encoded in one genomic region:
- a CDS encoding alpha/beta fold hydrolase yields the protein MTESTDVFDEFSFLPDQAADNGIPGPLPPVQRLRLTLGDGRTLSALRYGQEPPRVTLLHGAGLNAHTWDTTVLAMGLPALALDLPGHGDSSWREDATYTAGTLAPDVVAALQAWTDRPQLLVGQSLGGLTAPAVAAAVAEKIAQLVVVDITPGVDPDAGPTQIRSFFAGPTDWASRDELVDRALSFGLGGGARRTAERGVYLNSRVRPDGRVEWKHHFAHLAAAAANGGADAPAQGDGMAALLSTTGWDDLAAVRAPLTLVRGARGYVTPADAEEFSRRFPAARVVTVAGGHNLQEDAPLELGRLLRGLAGEAAGSGEG from the coding sequence GTGACCGAATCCACCGACGTGTTCGACGAGTTCTCGTTCCTGCCCGATCAGGCAGCCGACAACGGCATCCCCGGCCCGCTCCCCCCGGTGCAGCGCCTGCGTCTCACCCTCGGCGACGGGCGCACCCTCAGCGCGCTGCGGTACGGGCAGGAGCCGCCGCGCGTGACACTGCTGCACGGAGCCGGGCTGAACGCGCACACGTGGGATACGACCGTCCTCGCGATGGGCCTTCCCGCCCTCGCCCTCGACCTCCCCGGTCATGGCGACTCGTCATGGCGGGAGGACGCCACCTACACCGCCGGCACGCTGGCGCCCGATGTCGTGGCCGCCCTGCAGGCATGGACGGACCGCCCCCAGCTGCTCGTGGGTCAGTCGCTCGGCGGGCTCACGGCGCCCGCTGTCGCAGCCGCCGTCGCCGAGAAGATCGCGCAGCTCGTGGTCGTCGACATCACCCCGGGCGTGGACCCGGACGCCGGCCCCACCCAGATCCGCTCGTTCTTCGCCGGCCCCACCGACTGGGCCTCGCGGGACGAGCTCGTCGACCGGGCACTGTCGTTCGGGCTCGGCGGGGGCGCCCGGCGCACCGCCGAGCGCGGCGTGTACCTGAACTCCCGCGTGCGCCCAGACGGCCGCGTCGAGTGGAAGCATCACTTCGCCCACCTGGCCGCGGCGGCCGCCAACGGCGGCGCCGACGCCCCCGCGCAGGGCGACGGCATGGCGGCATTGCTCTCCACGACCGGATGGGACGACCTCGCCGCCGTCCGTGCACCCCTGACCCTGGTGCGCGGCGCGCGGGGGTACGTCACCCCTGCCGACGCGGAGGAGTTCAGCCGCCGCTTCCCGGCGGCCCGCGTGGTCACCGTGGCGGGCGGTCACAACCTTCAGGAGGACGCCCCCCTCGAGCTCGGCCGCCTGCTGCGCGGGCTGGCCGGAGAGGCCGCGGGATCCGGAGAAGGATGA
- a CDS encoding carboxymuconolactone decarboxylase family protein, with the protein MSEEERVHLSRSAPQAYQALAGLSKTAGLLAAEAGIEPRLKEIVLIHASQLNGCSYCVRIHVDRAVAAGLDADTIAQIAAWRDSGVFSERERAALELAESFTFISEAGIPDEVYDHVGGIFSEQEYVALSWLLVSINAFNRVAIAGRYPVPPREEPER; encoded by the coding sequence ATGAGCGAAGAGGAGCGCGTGCACCTGTCGCGATCGGCGCCGCAGGCCTATCAGGCGCTCGCCGGTCTGTCCAAGACAGCGGGCCTGCTGGCAGCCGAAGCGGGCATCGAGCCGCGGCTCAAGGAGATCGTCCTCATCCACGCGTCCCAGCTGAACGGCTGCTCGTACTGCGTGCGCATCCACGTCGACCGCGCCGTGGCGGCGGGACTCGACGCCGACACCATCGCCCAGATCGCGGCCTGGCGCGACTCCGGCGTCTTCTCCGAGCGCGAGCGCGCGGCGCTCGAGCTGGCGGAGTCGTTCACGTTCATCTCCGAGGCGGGCATCCCCGACGAGGTGTACGACCACGTCGGCGGCATCTTCAGCGAACAGGAGTACGTGGCGCTGAGCTGGCTGCTCGTGTCCATCAACGCCTTCAACCGCGTCGCGATCGCGGGGCGCTACCCCGTGCCCCCGCGCGAGGAGCCGGAGCGGTGA
- a CDS encoding tyrosine-protein phosphatase encodes MTESLVSGTLNFRDVGGLPAGDGRTRSGVLYRSGNLAHVDEAGAASLRRLGLRRIIDLRDDDEVRWAPSRVDGLDLVTQRVPLFLGSVMSFFEDDANLPGMYSSLIDGSADKVVEVVRGILHDQPVLVHCTVGKDRTGVTVALTLAAAGVDTEAVVADYARTEALLPEARNRAVVARLRALHPESLHLEDLATRSPAPVMREVLERLDAVFGSPADYLRAHGLVDDELEELRRILVVRS; translated from the coding sequence GTGACCGAGTCCCTCGTCTCCGGAACGCTGAACTTCCGCGACGTCGGAGGTCTGCCGGCGGGGGACGGCCGCACCCGATCGGGTGTGCTGTACCGCTCGGGAAACCTCGCCCACGTGGATGAGGCCGGTGCCGCGTCGCTGCGCCGGCTGGGGCTGCGCCGCATCATCGACCTGCGCGACGACGACGAGGTGCGGTGGGCGCCCAGCAGGGTGGACGGCCTCGACCTCGTCACCCAGCGGGTGCCGCTCTTCCTCGGCTCGGTGATGTCGTTCTTCGAGGACGACGCGAACCTGCCCGGGATGTACTCGAGCCTCATCGACGGATCCGCCGACAAGGTCGTGGAGGTCGTCCGCGGCATCCTGCACGACCAGCCCGTCCTCGTGCACTGCACGGTCGGCAAAGACCGCACGGGCGTCACGGTCGCCCTCACCCTCGCGGCAGCCGGCGTGGATACGGAGGCGGTCGTGGCCGATTACGCCCGCACCGAGGCGCTGCTGCCGGAGGCGCGCAACCGTGCCGTGGTCGCGCGCCTGCGGGCGCTGCATCCGGAGTCGCTGCATCTGGAAGACCTCGCCACGCGGTCGCCGGCGCCGGTCATGCGGGAGGTGCTGGAGCGGCTGGATGCGGTGTTCGGCTCGCCCGCGGATTACCTGCGCGCGCACGGCTTGGTCGACGACGAGCTCGAGGAGCTGCGTCGCATCCTCGTCGTCCGGTCCTGA